The Daucus carota subsp. sativus chromosome 2, DH1 v3.0, whole genome shotgun sequence genome includes a window with the following:
- the LOC108206649 gene encoding (+)-borneol dehydrogenase 2, with product MESDSAALSSLSAQRLAGKVALVTGGASGIGESIVRLFVRHGAKVCIVDIQDDIGQLLCETLGADTCFYHCDMTVENDVSSAVDFTVEKFGVLDIMVNNAGIVDPPCPDIRNTDISMFEKVFAVNVKGTFLGMKHAARIMIPRKKGSIVSLSSVSSTTGGMGPHAYTGTKHAVLGLTKNVAAELGAHGIRVNCVSPYAVATPMAFGHLPEKERTEDAVAGFRAFVAKPANLQGVELTTNDVANSVLFLASDEARYISGENLMIDGGVTCVNHSLGVFR from the coding sequence aTTAGCAGGAAAAGTTGCACTGGTCACTGGCGGTGCTTCTGGGATAGGCGAGAGCATTGTGCGACTATTTGTCAGGCACGGCGCAAAAGTCTGTATTGTCGACATTCAAGATGACATTGGCCAACTTCTCTGTGAAACTCTTGGCGCAGACACATGTTTTTACCACTGTGACATGACGGTTGAAAATGATGTTTCTAGTGCAGTGGATTTTACTGTTGAGAAATTCGGGGTGCTCGATATTATGGTCAACAATGCGGGTATAGTAGATCCACCCTGCCCGGATATCCGcaatacagatatatcaatgTTTGAGAAGGTGTTTGCTGTGAATGTGAAGGGTACTTTTCTAGGAATGAAACATGCAGCTCGCATAATGATCCCTCGGAAGAAGGGATCAATAGTCTCTTTGAGTAGTGTAAGCAGCACGACGGGGGGTATGGGCCCGCATGCATACACCGGTACTAAACATGCTGTCTTGGGGCTAACGAAAAATGTAGCAGCTGAGCTGGGAGCACATGGAATACGAGTGAACTGTGTTTCACCTTATGCAGTTGCGACGCCAATGGCTTTTGGCCACTTACCGGAGAAGGAAAGGACAGAGGATGCTGTGGCAGGTTTTCGAGCTTTTGTTGCAAAACCAGCTAACCTTCAAGGCGTGGAGCTGACCACGAATGACGTAGCAAATTCTGTATTGTTTTTAGCGAGTGATGAAGCAAGGTACATAAGTGGGGAGAATCTTATGATTGATGGAGGTGTTACATGTGTGAATCACTCACTTGGTGTATTCAGATGA